TAATGGATATTATCAGAGTCATTCTGATCATACTCTATTTGTGAAGCAGAGGAACGGTAAAGTGACAGCcttaattatttatgtggatgatatgataataaTAGGGGATGATTAAGATGAGATTGTAAAACTGGAGAAGAAACTTGCGGCCAAGTTTGAGATAAAGAGTTTGGGTGACTTAAAGTATTTTCTGGGAGTTGAGGTGGCTCGTTCATCCCAAGGTATTTTCTTATCTCAAAGGAAGTATGTTCTTGATTTGTTAAGGGAAACAGGTATGCTTGGATGTAAACCTGTGGATATGCCTATTGTGGAGAAACATAACTTAGGGATTTATATGAATCAAGAACCAGTGAATAAAGGCAAATATTAGAGGCTGGTAAGAAGACTAATTTATTTAGCTCATACCCGTCCAGATGTAGCCTATGCAGTGACTGTggtgagtcaatttatgcactcaCCAAGTATGGATCATATGAGTACTGTTATGCATATCTTGGCATATTTAAAGTGGCCTTAGGGAAAGGAATCCTGTATAGAAATTCCAGTCATCTGGAAATTGAGGGGTTCATTGATGCTGATTGGACAGGTGATGTGACTAATAGGCATTCTACTTCTAGATATTTTACGTTCTTTGGTGGAAATTTGGTcacttggagaagtaagaaACAACATGTGTTGTCTAGGTCTTCTGCGAATGCCGAATTCAGAGGTATGGCGCATGGAGTATGTGAAGTACTCTAGTTACGTAAGTTGTTTTAGGGTCTTGGCTTCAAACCAAAGGGGGTGACAAAGTTGTATTGTGACAATAAGTCGGCACGAGAGATTGCAGAGAATCCGGTACAACATGACAGAACGAAGTATGTGGAGATGGATCGACATTTCATTAAGGAAAAGCTCGAGAAGAAGATTGTGTCAATACCGTTTGTGAGCTCAGAAGAGCAGCTTGTAGACATCCTCATTCATGTCGTGTGTAGTAGAGTTTGTGATGACTCACTTGTCAACAGTGGCGAAGCCACGTGAGGGCAAGGAGTGGCGACTGCCACTCCCCTAACCCCAAAAAAAAGACTTAAGCATTGGTTTTGCCCCTCCTCTGCCAGAAAACCCACTGGTTCTGTTGCTGCTGGTCTTCGTCTCCGACTCTCCGGTGGTCTGTCTGGTTCAAGcactgacttttttttttttttaatttttttgtgtaaaCAACCAGGCCAAAATGAAACGGCTCGTTTTGATAAGTTGGATAAGTTGGAAGGCAAATAAgttggaagaaataaaaaaaattatatagggGGACAACGCGTACCCCATTCATTcaatctcttcctctctctctctctttctccgtGGTGTCGTTTTCCCCTTTATCCCTTTTCATCCTCCAATCAGATCAACAAAGTGCAGCCGCTGCTCCCCCTTTCAAAGCAGAAAACGGAACGGAACTAATGAGCATAGTAGCACCGTTCGGCAACAAACCAGTCAGCACTCAGCAACACTGCCAGGGCCcagcttccaaccatcaaacccactatttaggtaaattttttaattccCAAATTTATAATccctaaccctaattaattatttaaaatgaattttgtttaattggtaTAAAATCATATAGATATAGTAAAGCATTCAATGCACTAATATGGTTATTGGTTATTgattattgatatgaaattatgaaattattttttagggtaaaaattaaaatttgaattcttaattattgattaattaattgaattattacataATGTATTATGTATACAATTATTCATATGAttagttgaattgaatttttatttatcgaATAATTTGTATGCTTATTGGTATCgattaattgaattgttggTTGGATTAGCTATTATGCATACTATAGTATAGTCTACTCTAGGATTAAGAGTCTaagaatcattttttttctttccattttacaGTTGTGTAATGGAACGATActataagaaacaatgcttaaatcctccttcaagcATTTTGGGTAGTCCTTCTCCTTCACATATTCCGAGtagtcttcctcctccttcaaatattccaagAAGTCCTCCTTTGAATATTCCTAGGTCACAACAAAGTAAAGCCACTGAGTTTGATGAAATATTGGCTAATCTTCCTGCAAACCCTGGACATAGACGTCGAATGCTTGATTTTCCACCTAATTATCGTGAAGCAATTCGTAGACACTATCTCCAAAATGATCCTTGTCAACCTAGAGACCACATTATGCTAAGAAAAGTTAGTGACAAAAGATGTTTTATCATTGGTTGGTTTGATAAGTTTAAGTGGTTGGAGTATAGTATATCAAAAAATGTTGCATTTTGCCATTATTGTTATCTTTTCAAATGTGATTTCGATCAAATGGGTAGCACTAGAAGTGATGTCTTTACTGAGAAAGGGTTTACAAATTGGAAGAAAGGACCCCAAAATCTTCGAGTCCATGAGGGAGGTGTTGGAAGTCTTCATAATAAAGTTGTACAACAAGCTAGAGATTTGATGGCACAAAAACAACACATTGAAACATTTGTGAGTAAGCAAACCGATGAAGCTCGCATTAATTATCGTACTTTATTGAATGCCTCACTTGAGTGTACAAGATGGTTGTTGGGACAAGGTTTGCCTTTTCGTGGCCACGATGAATTGTCCAAATCAAGCAATAGAGATAATTATTTGGAGCTTATGCAATTTCTTTCCAAGCATAATGAGCAAGTTAGGAAAGTTGTGTTTGAGAATGCTCCCATAAATCTTAAGTATACTTCTTCCGATATTCAAAAAGATCATGTCCGTGCTTGTGCTATTGAAACTATAGATGCAATCACTAAAGATATGGAAGGtgcatttttttctcttttggttgatGGATCACGTGATTCTTCAACTAAAGAGCAAATGGCAGTGGTATTGCGTTATGTGAACAAAAAAGGAGAAGCAATTGAAAAGTTTTAAGGTGTGCAACATGTCACCTCTACAACTAGTAGCTCGCTTGAAAAGGCTATTGAGAGATTATTTGCTACAACAAATTTGAGTATGTCCAAGTTACGGGGACAAGGCTATGATAGAGCTAGTAATATGAAAGGTGAGCTAAATGGCTTTAAAACAAAGATTTTGAACAAGTATCCTCAAGCATTTTATGTTCATTGTTTTGCACATCAACTTCAACTAGCTCTTGTAGCCGTTGCAAAGGGAATTGAAGGTGTCGCCAGTTTCTTCAACAATGCTTGTATCTTGGTCAATACTATTGGATCATCGTGTAAGCGTTGTGATGCATTTAGAGAGAAACAACtagaacaaattaagaaaactcTTGATATTGGTGATCTTGAAACGGATAGAGGGTTAAATCAAGAGAGTAGTCTCATATATGCGTCCTTGTGATACACGTTGGAACTTACATCATGGTACTATAGTGAGTATTATTGTCATGTTTGAAGCCATGGTGTAGGTGCTTGAATGGATTAAAGATGATACCAACCAAGACAATTTCGGAGAAGGAAGTAAGTTATTCCATGACATACAAActtttgattttgtgtttcacctttttttttatgagacTCATATTGGGAAATACAAATGAGTTATCACAAGTATTACAAAAGAAAGATCAAGATATTATGAATGCGATGGTGTTAGTGGAAGTATGCAAGCAAATGCTACAATCCTTGAGAGATGATGATTTTGGGGACTTGCTTGATGATGTACAAAAGTTTTGTGAAGAGCATGATATTGTTGTTCCTAACATGGAGGATTTGTATTTCGTACCCGGAAAATCAAGGCGTAAAGCTCCAAGACTCACAAACTTCCATTACTATCGTGTGGACCTCTATTTTCAAGTCTTTGATATGCAATTAAAGGAATTGAATGATCGCTTCGATGAGGTGAACACCGAATTGCTTCTTTGTATGGCATGTTTGAGTCCGgtgaataattttgcatcttttgacaaagcaaaAATTGTTCGTCTAGCCCAACTTTACCCTCAAGATTTTGATTGTATCGACCTCATAAATCTTCCAATTCAACTTGACAATTAAATTCACGATATGAAGATGCATAGTGAGTTTTCATCATTGAGAGGAATTGGTGATCTTGCAAAGGAGTTGGTGAAGACCGGAAGGTGTGCAAGCTATATGTTAGTGTATAAGCTTCTTACATTGGCTTTGGTGTTACCGGTTGCAACCGCTTCGGTGGAGAGAGATTGTGAAAACACCATTGCGTAacaaaatgggagatcaatAGTTGAGTGATAGCATGCCTGTTTACATTGAGAGAGATGTATttgcttttattgataatgagccTATTATGCGACATTTTCATGATATGAAACCTCGCTGGCAACAATTGTAATTTGCTTGCATTGGTAAATTATGGAAGACGTTACTATATAAAAGGATTTGGTTGTTGCTATTCTTTTGAACCTTGCAATCGTTTAACTTCGCCCCTCCCCCTGTCAATTCCTGGCTTCGCCACTGCTTGTCAAGTTGGGCATATGTGATATCTATGCTctaacttgagggggagtgttgcgtGAGTTAGTTTTCAAATaagaatgtaaatattgtgtaaataTTAGAGTCCTTTATTAGGAATGATATTTCTTAAGTCCTTTTTTTAGTTTACCTTGGAGAACAAGGATTGTATGTAATATATTCCCAATTATGcaatacatgaaatttaaattgtAGATCTCTATTTTGTCTACCTTGATGTCTATAATCCATCTCTTGATCTAGTTCGGAACCCGACCGATCGACACTTTGTATACATAATACAGTAAAAAATTTGTGAGAGAAAATAtgtattattaaaataaataaataaataaaaaataaaactcattgTCAACCATTACGTACGAAATTAACTGGCTTATAGGGTGTTGTAAGGTGAAGCTTATAATTAATTTGCGCATCCCTTGTTGCTCAATTGCATGGTTTTGCGTACAGGACTCAAAGTGGTGGATAAAGCATGTTGTGGCACGGCAGACTTAGAAGACGGATTTCTGTGCAACTGTTACGAGTAAACGTGTTCGAACGACTCAGAGTCCATGTTTTGGGATATTTACCATCCTTCAGAAAAGTCCTACCAGGTACTTTCCTTTCTTGTCCTCGAAAAACTATCAACAAATTTTTCTGATGTTGGCCGAATTGACTGTGGTATCTACTTATGGTGAAGTAAGACACACAATGTTTACATATGAACATTATAATTATCGATCGCGATGATAATAAATTAGTAAACTGGTGAAGAATCATATTAGAAAATGTGCGGTAAAAGAGGTCTCTTCAATCAGAGAATGTGAACTTTGTCGAGGACCATATCCCAGTTTGGGTACAAAAGCTATTTTGCTCCAAGTCtattttgatgggttttcattttttggacTTGCCTCCATCTAACGTTTTCTCACCTGGATCCGAGAATAACGACATGAACTAAATGTCCTGTCCAAGCCCAGGAACTCACTCCGAGTGGTCCTAACAAGTGATGATTTAGATGAGATTTGACATTTTTAAACCACGAAACGCTCGGTTTCCATTTCAGTTGTAGGTGTAACCAACCTACTATTAATGATATGgcaaaaagaaataatagaaAAAGAGCTCCAGTATAAAGATCCTAGACCCAAATAAAAAACTTGGCTTACAACCTTCTATATGCCGTAATGGCGGAAAACAATTATATTTATTCATCTTGGTTAGAGTTTGATCCCCAACGATTACCATGTACCCTAACTATTTACCCACTAACACTATCGCTCTACTAAAAAACATTGTAGCCTAcctaaaaatgaaaacaaaaatatcatgGTGTGACCATCTTGATATAATTACAACCTTAACACATATGTAGGCTTGACCAACTAGCTAGGGCAACACGCATGTCCCTTGTAAGTACTGAATTGCCTTAGTAGACAAGGTATTCATTTTTTACTAACTACGTCCAAGTTAAAACTCTTTCCCCTCCCCTTAGTTTTGCTTAAAGTAATAATATCGTTTATAATAAGAAAAATGTGCATGTGCCTTAAGTCCGAGTTCAAATCTCCTTTTTGCAGGTTTTAATAGTTTACAATATCGTTTTGGTTATATGAAACAAAATACAACCTTAAGAATTCTTGAATTTCTCTagcttaattttcttttcttttttcctttgttgTGTAGATTATTTGTTTGTTGGCTTGTTTGGCCAATGTACCCACAAAAATGTTGTAGAAAATtcacttttgtttatttgagttccttcatacattttcaaaagcacttttaattatttattcaaaCGTAACTGAGGCTGGTATAGCTCATTCGACATAAACTTATTAATCTTGAGTTCTGACTGGCGATGGCCATATACGTTATAAAGTGACATCAAAATCATTGTACTCACAACTCAGGAATGTAGGTGTTGGTAAGTGTCGAATTATTATCGATTAGACTAACGAATAAGTAGTCATGATTTTGTGTGCACCTCAAGCCCATGATTTGCAATTGACCTGATTattagagagaagaaagagaggggAGGAAGTGAGGCAATCACTTCGTACGACATAAATTCAAAGACTACAATAATTCTTTTACCATAAAAGCTTTATGATAGACAGTTGTAGATGAAGATGAACAAATATCCTGTGGGGACATTCTCATCAACAATCTACCTATTTCCATAGATTTAAAAACTAcgcagaaaataaaaataaaaatagctCTCATGGTTGATGATTGTAGTCGGGGTCAAGTTTTATGTTCTCAAGTTGTCTTTTTCGAATAATGAGTAAAACTCTCTTGTTCTGTTAAAGTTCTTTTaataaaaactacaaaaatagAATGGTGAACACACAAAAAGATAAACTTTCTATAAATTATAGACTACACCAAGATAAAACTCGTAGTTAATGATTATAGCCTGGGACCAAATTTTACGTTTCCACGTAATCCTTTTCGAACCATGAATAAAGATCCTTCGTTACGTCGAGGttctttcaaaagaaaaaaaaaaaaaaaaacctacagAATGTAAGAgcaagcacaaaaaaaaaaaaaaaaaaaaaaggaaaaaaaaaagaaaaaagatgaacATGTTGTATATCTAACAAGAGAGGTAGCTAGTTACATGAAGTATTACTTGGTAGAAAGGGGGGAGAATACAATTGGAGGAAGGGGCAAAACAGGGGGAATAGAACAGAGTATGCCATCTATGggaaatttgataaaattatgGTCTTAACCTATCCTGATTTCCGAGTACCGTGATTGAAAAACCCTATTTCTTTTAGCAAGAACTAGGGTTTTCTTTGTCTGTTCTGCTGTGATTTATGAGGCTGCAATTCTCTCAAAGTGTCCAAGCCTGTTATCTGCAAGTCTTGAGCTGCAGGCAGATTTTTTGTACTCAAACCATGTAAACTCTTCGTATAGGCTTTCCTCCTCTCCGTTCATGACAGATTGCAATGGAGCTATCTTCTCACTTAAGGGTGGTCCCCCAAAATAAATCATTGACACTCTTGATTTAAAACCATTTGCCAAAACCCTGTGCCTCACACTTTGAAACCTCCCATTAGTCAAAACCTGCAAATTcaccaaaaaccctaattagtAAAGGATAATACTTCCCTCGTTCCCAGAAAATCGAACAAACCAGGGAAActcttatattttattttcttctcgtagagtttatatttttgtgatgggcagaaaagcaaaaaaaaggGGGATGGTATTCATATCTTATCCAGGGTAATAGGGAATTGAGAGTAAAATAGGAATCTTTCTCTACAGTAAACTGATTGGGATCTTTGTAATTATTAGTAGTTGTCagtaaaaggaaaaacaaaaagacaGCAAGGAAATTAATTAGGAAAGTTTCCTATTTCCGCACatgtttttctcatttttctcgTTCCAAAAGTAATAAGAAGTGTGCGaaaatattttctcaaatatatTTACTAGAACAGTAGTAGTACCTGTAAAGAGTCACCAACATTGATGAAGAAGGAGTGCTGATCAGGGGGGACTGAAATCCAACTCCCATCTCCCAAGGAAATTTGGAGGCCAGACGTGTTGTTGGATCTTAGCACAGAAATGATTTGTGGGTCTGTGTGCTCTCCAAATCCAATCACATTTCTGGCACTGGCACTACTCAAACCTTGAAGCTCTGGGCATAGTGGGTAGTGATTGAGCCTGAAATAAGAGTCACTCTGTTCATCCATCAGAAGTTTGCTTAACACATTCCTTGGTTGAATCTTCAACCCTTCAGCCATCAGTTCTAGAATCTCACAGGCCATTTTCTTCACAGCTGATATGTAATCATTCAAAGCAGAACTGCAATTACAACCAAATAAAATCTAAGATAAGACCTTTTTGTTaagagcttttcattaaaacagGAAAATGATTTCGCACATCATATTTATTTCTGCTAtataccagaaaaaaaaaaaaaaaaaaggggttgtGCACTGCAGGGAGGGAAAGGGGTGTACAAAAGTTATTTCCCTATTAGAAAAGATCAAAACTttggaattaaattcaagttATGATTGGATAACTTTTTTTGTCAAGAAGTTATGATTGAATAAGATACCAAAACTCTTCTGGGTTATTTCCAAAAACTGATAGAAACCTCTGGGAATTGGACTCTGTATTGGTTGTGAGGAGGAGGTACTCTACCCCCCCAACATCACCATTCTTCCCAATATGCTTGTTCCCATATCCCAACGGATTAGGAGGCCCTGCCTTTTCCTTCTCAGAGAGTGGCATGGAGAAGAATTTGATGGCCTCAGATTCCAATCTGGTAATGAAATCCATTGGAACCCCATGGTTGATGATCTTGAAGAAACCATACTCCTCACAGGCCTTGACAATGAGTTGTTTGGAGTCTGGTTTTGTGAGGTCTACCAGAGGAATCCCAGAAAATAATTTGGAAACATTGTTGCTGGTTCTAGCATAAGAAAAGTTCTCACTAGGTGGTTTGGTCACAAACACCATTGCAGTACTTGTTATATTATGTTTATCTAATGTGtcaaaaaagagggagagaaaagaggaGAGTGAGAAGGGGTTGAAAGATGAgaattctagagaagatggggGAATATTGGTGAGGCGATGGATGGTGGGATTTTGATAATCTGAACAAAGTTGATATGGCTTGAGTAGGAGGGCACTTGGAGGTAACTGGCTTTAGGTTcttggctatttataggggaaCATAGAGAAAGGGCTGGAACCTTCATggaattaatattttaaaggaTGACAATTTTTTAGTGTACACAGAACACAATCACATGCTGTTATATTAATTTAGTATTTATAACTTTGAATGAAAATTTATTATGACTTTGAATGGAATAAAATATGAGTTTCCTAGTATTTTACTCTTCAATCTTTTAAATGCCATCACCTTCCAAAGGGATCTAATGAGTAGTGACTATACGCTGACTGCTCTCCCCTGAAAAGGACATCACAGTCAATTTGAACACAGAGGAAATGGATACATATGATATGGTGGGTTCATTGAATATTTATCctctattttttatttccttATAATTCATATCGTTTTCTACATAAAATGAAAATGGCTATATAAGTTCTAGCTAAATGGGATAAGAAGTATTTTTCAGATTCAAGTCGtcttttttgttttgacaaGAGATTCAAGTTATAAGTTCTAGCTGAATGGGTAAGAAGTATTTTTCAGATTCAagtcttctttttttgttttgacaaGAGATTCAAGTCTTTTTGTTGTAAGCATTAAGAAAGATATGGGATGCACGAATTacatttaatataattaatctCTTTGGACACATGTCCTAAACAATAACAGAGATATAAAATGCGTAAATTATGTAGCTAGTCGGCCTCTTGCACGCATGCAAATAAGCATgacaataaaattttgaaataagtaAATAATCAGAACTAATAAATCAGATTATGGTTGGTggataatatttaaaaattttaattattttatttttaaaattgagaCTAAAATAAATCTACCAATATAAATGGACGTTCCAACCAATGAAAACCCTAATGAACCTAAAATTACTTGTTTTCCAAGACCCACTATAAGTTCTACCTTATAAATTTTGATCGCCAACTTATAAATTAAGATATAGATAAATAATTAGTCATTATTATAATGCTAGAGATACcgtattttataattttaatcatCTCTCCCATAGACAATAATACAAGTAAGTGTCTTACGTACGTGCTCTTCTTAATTAGTGTTTTTCGAACATAAAAGCATATTTCCTTTACATATAGATAGGGGTACGTACACTTTTCATACGATTTCCCACTACATATAGATATATTGACTTGCATTTAAACTATATATTAATGGAATTctctttgtcaatcaaaacAGGATGAAAAgacatttttaacttttatcaaaacaaaaaaattaaggacAGTAACGTAAGTATACaaaaaatttctattttttgctCAAGCCTCATCTACATGTGATTTtatcatttctaatttttttttttaaatagaaaataaaataaaaacctttctccctctctccccaCTTCGACGTTTTCTtttactctcttcctctctctttcaatttaaaaacaaaagtaaaaaagttCACACACACTTTGTATTTGGGCATATACTATATATTATAGATTACCTAAACACTTTTCATATGATTTCTCAATAAATAGATATATTGACTTTACATTTCAGAATTCTGCCCAAACTCAATCTATTCGAAAATAGTTATAATTCATTTACTCGTATATCATGTTTTCGTATCTATAAGAGCTTCGAAGGAAACTGCATGATATGCCATATTCTACTAAATACATCCCCGACAAGCGTTTGTTCATGTTATTTTTTTACgttataaaacaataaaaaaaaatactcttttaaactaaaaaaaattaaataagtcAATTGGCTTGCATGAGTGAAGGCCAAGAGGCTAgtgaaacataaaataagaaaaaattgtaaatattatttattatatgatTGTTCACTTTTGgataaatatataataagtAATTAGTCAGGATATATTTCTGTGCACATcttaagcctataaataggaaTGAGGTGAGGATCTTCAGGATCCTCAAATcatgtccgtttatcgtacatcgtgtgattaaaaattattttaatatttttatttaaaattaaacatgaacagTATATTACAAAAACTGACTACATGATATATGATGAATAGACATGATTTGAGGATCCCTGGGATCCTCATTTTAAAAATAGGACATATTTTTCGATAATACATATAAAATTCATGCATTTTACacatatttttaacataatattaaataaataaaaatatatatttttaataaataaatattaaaaataggccaaatttttcaaaatattattcAAAGTTATCGAATGATACACGTGCATATGTTTCACGTATTATACCCATTCCATATTTTACTAACTATGATGAAGAGGTGTTACTAGGCCAATAATATATTCTATGTGGTCTTACCCTTTTTGTTTCCAACAACTAACAAAAAGATGAAAGGAAATAACGTAATCCAATTTATTCTACTTGGTTTGCTTAATCTATTATTGAAGTGACCAACTTTTTGATGAGGTAAATAATTAGAAAACATGTGATATAAGTTTGTATGGTAAACTTTTAACTATATGGTACCATTAAAGATGCTTACCACTAGAactataaagaaaaattaatatatttatatagtcttaattatttcttttatgTTGAACTGaatctaatttttcttaaaGAGAACTGGTAATCCACCCCTCAACTTTATTTGCCCACCCCATTTCATATTCTCACCACTCATCAAATGTTAAAAAATTCAGTCTGTCCTTTTTCACCCCTCAAAATCTTTAAAATGTTCTTGCATCAAtttaactatttctaaaaatataaaactagaACTGAAAAATAAGTTCACGCAACTACCCACCCGACGCCCACACCGCCTAACACAATTTGACTGCAACTCCCTTTCACCATGCATCGTGAACCCGCCCTTGAGCACCTTCTGCTTGCCGACGGCGTCCTGTGTGACGCCACGCTTTGTCGCTGACACCAGAGACTACAAAAAGATACTCTCAATCTTCCTCC
This genomic stretch from Pyrus communis chromosome 2, drPyrComm1.1, whole genome shotgun sequence harbors:
- the LOC137725988 gene encoding gibberellin 2-beta-dioxygenase 1-like isoform X2 — its product is MVFVTKPPSENFSYARTSNNVSKLFSGIPLVDLTKPDSKQLIVKACEEYGFFKIINHGVPMDFITRLESEAIKFFSMPLSEKEKAGPPNPLGYGNKHIGKNGDVGGVEYLLLTTNTESNSQRFLSVFGNNPEEFCSALNDYISAVKKMACEILELMAEGLKIQPRNVLSKLLMDEQSDSYFRLNHYPLCPELQGLSSASARNVIGFGEHTDPQIISVLRSNNTSGLQISLGDGSWISVPPDQHSFFINVGDSLQVLTNGRFQSVRHRVLANGFKSRVSMIYFGGPPLSEKIAPLQSVMNGEEESLYEEFTWFEYKKSACSSRLADNRLGHFERIAAS
- the LOC137725988 gene encoding gibberellin 2-beta-dioxygenase 1-like isoform X1 — translated: MVFVTKPPSENFSYARTSNNVSKLFSGIPLVDLTKPDSKQLIVKACEEYGFFKIINHGVPMDFITRLESEAIKFFSMPLSEKEKAGPPNPLGYGNKHIGKNGDVGGVEYLLLTTNTESNSQSSALNDYISAVKKMACEILELMAEGLKIQPRNVLSKLLMDEQSDSYFRLNHYPLCPELQGLSSASARNVIGFGEHTDPQIISVLRSNNTSGLQISLGDGSWISVPPDQHSFFINVGDSLQVLTNGRFQSVRHRVLANGFKSRVSMIYFGGPPLSEKIAPLQSVMNGEEESLYEEFTWFEYKKSACSSRLADNRLGHFERIAAS
- the LOC137724729 gene encoding uncharacterized protein, with amino-acid sequence MERYYKKQCLNPPSSILGSPSPSHIPSSLPPPSNIPRSPPLNIPRSQQSKATEFDEILANLPANPGHRRRMLDFPPNYREAIRRHYLQNDPCQPRDHIMLRKVSDKRCFIIGWFDKFKWLEYSISKNVAFCHYCYLFKCDFDQMGSTRSDVFTEKGFTNWKKGPQNLRVHEGGVGSLHNKVVQQARDLMAQKQHIETFVSKQTDEARINYRTLLNASLECTRWLLGQGLPFRGHDELSKSSNRDNYLELMQFLSKHNEQVRKVVFENAPINLKYTSSDIQKDHVRACAIETIDAITKDMEGAFFSLLVDGSRDSSTKEQMAVVLRYVNKKGEAIEKF
- the LOC137724730 gene encoding uncharacterized protein, with amino-acid sequence MVLVEVCKQMLQSLRDDDFGDLLDDVQKFCEEHDIVVPNMEDLYFVPGKSRRKAPRLTNFHYYRVDLYFQVFDMQLKELNDRFDEVNTELLLCMACLSPVNNFASFDKAKIMHSEFSSLRGIGDLAKELVKTGRCASYMLVYKLLTLALVLPVATASVERDCENTIA